AAAGATCAGGCTGCGTTGGAATGGCACTGGCAACAGCCCTATACGAAAGAGGCACTGGAGCTTTTTGGTGAACATCTGGCAACGCCGCTGTCGGAGACTGACGACGTCGCCTACCTCACTGACGTGATGGAACGTGGGGAATAGCGGACGGGCGCGACACAGCCGATCTCCTCTGTTCAGCTCTGAAAGTAGGTCAAGCCCAGCGCGCTTTTGACCTCCGACAAAGTTTCTCCAGCCACCTCCCGTGCGCGCATCGTACCGCGACGCAGGATCGCAAGCACCTCGGCCGGGTCTTGCTCCAGCTCGCGACGTCGTGTGCGAATCGGTTCAATGAGCGACTGGAGCCGCTCGTTCAGCACGCGCTTGATCACGCTATCGCCGAGTCCACCCCGCCGATAGTGGGATTTCAGTTGGTCGACCTTCTGCACGTCCGGCTCGAACGCATCGAGAAACGCGAACACGACATTGCCTTCCACCTGACCAGGATCGCTGACTCGCAAGTGGTTCTGGTCGGTGTACATGTTGTTGACTGCCCTGGTGATTTCGTCCGGCGTGGCGCCTAGTGCGATGGCGTTCCCGAGGGACTTGCTCATCTTCGCTTTGCCATCGATGCCGGGTAATCGCGTGACCTGTGACAGCACCGCATCGCATTCGACCAGCACAGGTCGGTCGACGGTGTTGTTAAAGCGCCGCACCAATTCGTTGGTCTGCTCGATCATCGGTAGCTGGTCATCGCCCACGGGTACGTGGGTTGCCTTGAACGCGGTGATATCAGCCGCCTGACTGATCGGATACGTCAGGAAGCCCGCCGGGATGTCGCGTTCGAAACCGCGCAGGCGAATCTCCTCCTTGATGGTCGGGTTTCGCTCGAGGCGCGCGACCGTCACGACGTTCAGCAGATACTGAAACAGCTCGGCCAGTTCTGGCACCTGGGACTGGATGAAGATGGTCGACTTTGCTGGGTCGATGCCCACCGCAAGATAGTCGAGCGCTACTTCGATGACGTTCCGGGTAACCTTCTGATGCCGGCCGACGTTGTCGGTTAACGCCTGCGTGTCAGCGAGAAGCAGGAACTGCTGTGCCTCATGCTGAAGTTGGACGCGCGCACGCAGCGAGCCGATATAGTGGCCGAGGTGAAGCGGGCCGGTGGTGCGGTCACCGGTCAAGATCGTGGGGCGGTTGGTGTGTGTCATGGACAGCAGGTTCCTGATTTGGATGCCACCAGCCATGAGCGTGCTGAAACGAAAATGCCGCCAGGACTGGCGGCATCACGTTTGCGAATATGCGTATGTGTGTGGAAACGGGCCGCCGGATTCAGGCGTGCCACCAACGGTGCAGTTTCAGCGAGGTCGGTTTCGTATCCATGGAATTGAGTATAACGCAGCCTCAAACAAATTTGCCTGAGGCCGGCGACGCGTACCAGGGTGACGCGCTACGTGCGGGCGCGAAAAAGGGAAAGTGATACGATTGTCGGGCGTCCGATCAGGAGACGAATATGCCCATCTATCAGATCACTCGCAGTGTTCTGGAGCGCGTCGCCCAGGCGGTATCGCGCTCCTTCCACGATGACGCTATCTACAGCGAAGAGGCTGCGGCGGACGGTCGGTTGAACGTGCTGCTAGTGCGCAACCCAGCCGGGCCCGATACTCCCTACATTTCGCTTCGCTTCCCCGGCGACCTGCTGGGTCGCCTCGAAACACTGGGGCCCAAGCAAACCGCGATAGTCGGGAATCACATTCGAAACATAGTATCGGCCCGTCTTGCCGAGTACCGGAACGCATCCGACGCCGGAACGCTGAGCCGGAACGCCCCCTTCCCGATCGAATTCGACGAGCGCATTTTCGACGACACCGCTGGGACGGATGAGCTTACTTGAGCTCGTCGGAAGGAAAGGCGGTGAGGAAATCAAAATCGCACCCTGCCGCGGCGGATAGCACGTGATCGTGATAAAGCCGCTGGTAACCGCGCGCATACATCCCTTCCGCCGGACTGAGCTCAGTGGCACGACGCGCCAGTTCGGCCTCGTCAACCAGCAGATCGATCCGCTTGTCCCGCGCCGACAGCCGGATCCGGTCGCCGTTGCGCACCAGCGCCAGCGGGCCGCCGAGCGCCGCCTCCGGCGTCACGTGAAGCACGATGGTCCCGTATGCAGTGCCCGACATGCGCGCATCGGAAATGCGCACCATGTCCTTCACCCCCGCCCGCGCAAGTTTCTGCGGAATCGGCAGATAGCCGGCTTCGGGCATGCCTGAAGCACTGCGCGGCCCCGCGTTCTGCAATACGAGAATGTCGTCCGCGCGAACGTCCAGATCGGGGTCGTCGATGCGCGCGGCCAGATCTTCGAGCGAAGTAAATACCACCGCGCGCGCTTCGTGTTCGAGCAGTTCGGGGGTAGCGGCGGCGCGCTTCAGAACAGCACCGTCAGGCGCCAGGCTGCCGTTGAGAACGATCAACCCGCCCTCGGCACTGACCGGTTTCTCCGTCGAGCGGATCACTGTCGTATCGATCGGATCGGCAAGCGGCTTGTTCAACCGCTCATCGAGGCTCTGCCCGGCGATGTCGCGACAAGTCAGATCGAGTTGGGGCATCAGTCCGCGCAGAACGCCCTCCAGCCCGCCGGCCGCATGAAAATCCTCCATGTAGCCGTTGCCTACCGGCTTGAGATCCACGAGTACCGGCGTTTCATCTGACAGCCGGTTGAACTCGTCGTAATCGATTTTCAGTCCGATACGACCGGCGATCGCCGCCAGATGAATCACGGCATTGGTCGAACCGGAGACCGCCAACAATACGCGCAACGCGTTGCGCACCGATGCGGGCGTCACGATCTCGGCCGGTTTCGGTCCGCCATCGAGGGCCATGCGCGCAACCAGCGCTCCGGTTTCCTCGCAATTGCGCAGCCGATCCGCGTGCACGGCCGGGATCGCCGCCGACCCGGGCAGCATCATGCCCAGCGTTTCCGCGATCAGCGCCATCGTCGACGCCGTACCCATGACCGCACACGTTCCCGCGGTGACGGCCAGACGCCCCTCCACCTGCCTGATCTCCTGCTCCGGGACTTTCCCCGCGCGGAAATTCGCCCAGAAGCGGCGGCAGTCCGTGCAAGCGCCAAGCCGCTCGCCGCGATGTCGACCGGTCATCATCGGACCGGCCACCACCATGGCGGCGGGCCGCCCTGCGGAGATCCCGCCCATCAACATCGCCGGCACGGTCTTGTCGCATCCGCCGAGCATCACCACCGCATCCATCGGCTGGGCGCGGATCATTTCCTCGACGGCCATCGCCATCAGGTTGCGATAGACCAGCGAAGTCGGCGAAAGGAATACCTCGCCAAGCGAAATCACCGGAAATACCACCGGCAACGCGCCCGCCGCGAGCACACCGCGCTCGACCGCCTTGACCATTTCGGGGAAGTGACGATGGCAGTTGTTGAAACCACTCTCCGAGGTGCAGATCCCGACGATCGGCTTGTCGAGCGATTCGCCGGTGTAGCCCATCGATTTGGCAAACGACCGGCGCAGATAGCGCGCGAAGTCGTGATCACCGTAGTTCGTCAGGCCATTGTCCAGGCCACGCGGTTTTTGATTCATGTCCCATTCCTTACGATCAGGCGATGACGAATGTATTTGGGCGTCAGGTAATAGAGTATCCGAGGCTACCGCAACGGGTACACGT
The nucleotide sequence above comes from Paraburkholderia youngii. Encoded proteins:
- a CDS encoding IlvD/Edd family dehydratase, coding for MNQKPRGLDNGLTNYGDHDFARYLRRSFAKSMGYTGESLDKPIVGICTSESGFNNCHRHFPEMVKAVERGVLAAGALPVVFPVISLGEVFLSPTSLVYRNLMAMAVEEMIRAQPMDAVVMLGGCDKTVPAMLMGGISAGRPAAMVVAGPMMTGRHRGERLGACTDCRRFWANFRAGKVPEQEIRQVEGRLAVTAGTCAVMGTASTMALIAETLGMMLPGSAAIPAVHADRLRNCEETGALVARMALDGGPKPAEIVTPASVRNALRVLLAVSGSTNAVIHLAAIAGRIGLKIDYDEFNRLSDETPVLVDLKPVGNGYMEDFHAAGGLEGVLRGLMPQLDLTCRDIAGQSLDERLNKPLADPIDTTVIRSTEKPVSAEGGLIVLNGSLAPDGAVLKRAAATPELLEHEARAVVFTSLEDLAARIDDPDLDVRADDILVLQNAGPRSASGMPEAGYLPIPQKLARAGVKDMVRISDARMSGTAYGTIVLHVTPEAALGGPLALVRNGDRIRLSARDKRIDLLVDEAELARRATELSPAEGMYARGYQRLYHDHVLSAAAGCDFDFLTAFPSDELK
- the trpS gene encoding tryptophan--tRNA ligase, which encodes MTHTNRPTILTGDRTTGPLHLGHYIGSLRARVQLQHEAQQFLLLADTQALTDNVGRHQKVTRNVIEVALDYLAVGIDPAKSTIFIQSQVPELAELFQYLLNVVTVARLERNPTIKEEIRLRGFERDIPAGFLTYPISQAADITAFKATHVPVGDDQLPMIEQTNELVRRFNNTVDRPVLVECDAVLSQVTRLPGIDGKAKMSKSLGNAIALGATPDEITRAVNNMYTDQNHLRVSDPGQVEGNVVFAFLDAFEPDVQKVDQLKSHYRRGGLGDSVIKRVLNERLQSLIEPIRTRRRELEQDPAEVLAILRRGTMRAREVAGETLSEVKSALGLTYFQS